CAGACGATCGGCTGGCACTCGACCCACACGTCCACGATGGATCTGCTGGTCGACGTCACGCAGCACTTTCTGCGCGAAATCTCGCGCATCATGCACCGGTACTGCGAGCTGTACAACCGGACCGAGGCGAACCTGGACGATCTGGCGCTCGCGTACAAGGAGATCGGCATCAACCTGGACGAGCTGATGGAGTACATCCAGTTCGTCGATCCGATCCCGCTGCCGCTCGAGGTGCCTCGCTTTCCGCTGCCGAAGGAGTCCAGCCTGAACTTCCTGAAGCCGGGCAGCCGGGAGGTGCTGACGCGCCCGGTCCACATCCCGGAGTACATGCCGCCGCTGCTGTTCGAAAGCGAGGAGGAGGGTGTGGCCGGCGGGGCGGCGGCCGGCGGCAGCAACGAGGAGGACCGGCTGGCGGTGGTTCCGGCCGGCGGGCTGGTGGATGCGAAAAGTTTGCTCAACAGTGCGGCGCTCGCGATTGCGTCCGTGGCCGCCGCCTCCATGGGCGAGGGGCGCGCCCTGACCGACGGTGGTGGCACGGGCGGGGAACTGCTGGACGATGGTGCGATCGTGCCGCACGCCGTCATCAACGAGGAGGTGGAAATACCGATGCAAACGATCGAGGTGAAGGAGCAACCGGAGGTGACAGTGACGTCAccgacagcaacaacaacaacaacaacaacgaccgTGGGTGACACAACGGAGGAACCCGCCCCTGCTGCGGATGAGAAACCGGCGGAAGGAAGTGTGGTGCCGAAGGAAAAGTCCACGCCTACCGAGGAACCACCCACAGGGACGACCGGTGGAAAGCCACCGATCGTGGCGGAGGAGGGCCGTCCGACGCGCGAAATCAGCAGCGTAATCATGACCACGTCCGGGTTCATTTCGCCTGCCCGCGAAGGCAAGCTGCCCGAGTCGCGCATTCCCATCATCCCGGAGGAGCGTCCGATGCCGGCGCCGCCCGCCCCCCTCGCACCGCTGCCCGCCGCATCGCATCTTCCGCCCGTGCCAGCCGGTTCGTCCGCGGCGGCCAGCTCTTCGACACTGTCCACGTTGGCGCCGGTGTCGTCGGCGGCACTGCTCGCGTCGGCCGCCGGCACAAGCTACTTCCCGAAGCCGGGCGAGGGTGGAGCGTTGGCAGCGGGTAACGGTACGCCCGCTGGCGGCCCGGTCGGAGCAGCGGCTGCGCCGCACGATCCGGTCCTACCGCCCCCGCCCCCACCGCCGCCAGTGAAGCAGGCGGGCGAGAAGACGCCGAAAAAAGTGAAGAAGAAACCGGTCGacaaggagaagaaaaaggcGGACAAGGGCCAGGCCGGTGCGTCCCGCAAGCCGGACAAGCACGCTGGCGGGGAGAAGGGCGCACTGATGaagccgccgccaccaccgccagccgGCGAGCTGCCGGTCAATCCGTTCGAGGGCCCAGCAGGAGCTGCAGTAAAGGAGGAGAAAGTGTTCCCCCCAGCGACGGCGGGAGAGCTGGCGACGGGCCAGTATGCACCGGCGAGGGAAAACCTGGTGTTTAATCCGTTCGTGAAGGAGGGAGCGATGGGTGCGGTCGCCGTCAAGTCGGAGCAGAACGAACAAGCGGGTGGGATGGGCCTGCCCGGCACGAGCGCACCCTTCCCGCCCGGCAAACCGCCCAAACCGGCCAAGGTAAAGGGGGCGGGCAAGGACAAGCTGCCGAAGAAGCGCAAATCGGCCGTCCCGAAGCTGCCGCCCGGTCCGCTCGCGATGGAGCAGCACCCGGCGGGCGGACTGTTCGGTGGCCCCATCGCACCACCGCCGATGCCGCCGAACTTGCTGCCGGCGGCGATGACGGCAGCACCGCTGCcggtcccgaagccgaagaaGGTGTCCAAGAAGAAGGCGGCCAACCAGCAGCGGGGCCAGCAGCACGAGGCCGggtcgctgccgccgccgctcaTCGGGCCGCTCGGGCTCGGCCCGCTGCCGCTCGGCGGGTCCCATCCGGACCTGGCGTTCAGCCGTGTGCCGAACGCGCCCAACACGGCTGCCCTCTCGCTGCCGCTGAAGAAGCCGCCGCACCCGATGGGACCGTTCAAGCAGGAGGAGCCGACGGGGCCGGCCCCGCCACCCCACAGCCAGATGGCGGCCGAGCAGGCGGCCCAGCTGAACCTGCTCCAGAAGATGCACCCGAGCCTGGAGATCACTGCCTCGCCCGCCATAatgtcgcagcagcagcagcagcagcaggagacgGGCAAGCAGCACCGGCAGCCATCGTTCGAGCCGAAGGCGCTGAAGGCGCCGGACACGGCGAGCGACCGGGACGTGATCGTGATTGACGACGACAAGACGCCACCGCACGTCGCCTCGATGCTGTCGCCCGTCGGGGTCGCTGTGACGCCGTCGACGCCCTTCACCACGCCACCGACCAGCAAGAAGCAGCGCAAGCAGGCGGCCGCTGCCGGCGACTACCAGCTGCTGGGCGCGAACATGATGAGCTACCCACCGGGCGGGCCCAAGCAACCGTCCTTCGCCGGTCATGCGTTCGACGGCGGTCCCGTCGACTTCCGGCACGTGGACGCGGACCCGCACGGGCTGCAGTTTTCGCCCACCGGTGTGCCCAAAACGCCCGACATCAAGCTGCAGCACTCGTCTTCCTCGTCCACACCGTCCTGGATGGGCGAGTCGCCCCGGCTGGCGACGCCGAAGAAGGGAGCTGCTGtcacctcctccaccaccacaaccactacCGGCAATCTGTTCTCCGAGCTGTCGTCCAAAACGCTCAGCGAGTGTATGGTGCCAAGCAAGGGGCTTGGGGCTGCGGCCGAGCCAGGCAAGAAGCCGAAACGCCCGAAGCAGAAGCCCAACAAGAACGCGGAGGCCAAGCGGGCCAAGCTGGAGCAGGCGGAGGGTGTGAAAAAGCTGCCCAGTGCcggcgccgccgccgccaccgccggtcCGACCGACCTGCCCGGCAGCAAGAACCCGTTCGCGCTCTACCCGGGCGCCCTCAACCCGTTCGCACCGGATGCGGCCAGCGCGTACAGCAAGTACCTGAACCAGGTCGCGAGCCTGCCCCGCATACCGTTCGGCATGTTTCCGCTGCCGTCCGGGCCGGGCCTGATACCGGACAATCCGCTGTTTCCCCGGCTGCCGCCGAACTACCCGGGGCAGCACCGGCCCGGCTTCCAGATGCCGCCGAACCCGTTCGGGCTGCCGCCCGGCCTGAACCCGATGAACAACCCGCTGCTCCGGCTGCCGGGCCTGGCGAACCGGCTGCCGGGGATGGGCGGCGGCCTCACCGGCAGCCAGCGCGACTTCCTGGACGAGCCACTCGACCCCGAGACGAAGCTGGCCCAGACGCCGCTCGATCTGCAAAAGTCCACCTGCAACGTGGCGCCGCTCGTGCCGCCCTCGCTGTTCCAGAGCGCAGCGGAGGGTATGGGGCTGGGCGACGGCACGGGGTCGAGCGAGCTGCTCAACCTGTCCGTGAAGGCCGGTACGGGTGGGCCCAAGGAAACGGTCACCACGGTGCAGTCGACCGTCTCGAGCAAGAAGGACACGACGCTCACGATTTCGGGCGCCGCAACGTCCGCTGCCAGCAGCGTGAGCACCCATTCGCTCTTCAGCAGCAGCGTATCGACGAGCGTGAAGGACGCGGGCCGCACGGAAGCGGCCCTGGTGCGCGAATCGGCGTACAAGGAGGACCAGGTGGTGATACTGCCCGCCGCCAGCTTCCTCCCGGGGGCGAGCCCGCCCCAGCGCTCCAACCTGCTGGTGATCGACATCGACGACTCGGACGGCAGCCAGTCAACGGCGACGACCGGCGGCAAGAGCAAGGACGGCAAGCGCAAGCAGAAGGAGCACAAGAAGGACCGCAAGCAGAAGGACGGCAAgctcaagaagaagaaggacaaGAAGGACAAGAGCAAGAGCAAGGACCGGGACCgggagcagctgaaggagctgGCGGCGGGCACGGCCACCGCGCCGGGCGTGATGACGATGGGCATGATCGGCGCGGAGGAGGCCCTGATGGAGCAGCTGCGCAAGGAGCgcaaggagaagaaggagaagcgCAAGGAGAAGCtgaagaaggaaaagcgcaaggagaaggagtcACGCGCTGGGGGCGGCCCGGGCGGTGGTGCGGGACCGTCGCAGCCGGCGGGCGAGCCGGGCCTGAAGCTGATGCTGAAGCTCGGCGGCTCGAACGCGACCCAGTCGCCGCGGTCGGAAACGCCCGAGCAGCCGCGCAGGGATGGGTCGCCGGAGCTGGCCCGCATATCGGCGCTCGTCACGCGCCCGCCGAAGCTGAAGGGCAGCACGACCCCGAGCGGCAAGGGCAAGAAGGAGGACGGCGGGGCCGGCAAGGGCGCACCGCCGCACAGTTcgcccggtggtggtggcggcggtggggACGCGAAGCTGCTGCAGCCAGCGGCCGACCCGGACGACACGTTCGCTGCCCTCAAGCAGTCGGCGAAGGTGAACTTTGCGGGCGGCGCGGCGGGTGGTACGGCAACGTCGGCGACCGTGGTGACAGCGGCGGCCACGCTCGGCAGCTACGGCGCGGATGAGAGCGTCGCGGGTGGTTCCGGTGGACGCGGCACGAAGATGGTCCGCACGGCACCGGACGGGCTGCCGGTGGACACGCCGGCGAAAGCGTTCGGTGGTGctgccggcggcggcggcggcgaacCCTCGTCCAAGAAGGCGGCCAAGGAGTCGAAGAGCTCGAAATCGgtgcaccaccatcatcatcatgcggCGGCCGATACGTACAACACGACGCCGGTGCACATGACGGACGTGGACGGCAACACGGTGTGGATCTGTCCGGCGTGCGGCCGGGTCGACGACGGCACGCCGATGATCGGGTGCGACGGGTGCGACGCCTGGTACCACTGGGTGTGCGTCGGCATCCAGGTGCCGCCGGACGACAACGAGGACTGGTACTGTCGCGTGTGCATCGCCAAGAAGCAGGACACGCAGGCGGACGAGAAGCAGCGCAAGCGCAAGAAGAAGGACAAGAAGACGTCCAAAGAGTAAGCGCCGCCGGGGCAGGGTTTCCCACTTTTACGTTGGGTTTGTCAAGCCGCGGGCACACGTAGCGGGTAACCTGAGCCGCTAGTTTAGGGTTGAAGTTAGCTGGGATGTCCACCGGGGACATCCTTCGGCATGAGTTCGTTGGATGCGAACCAATagttgtaaaaataataccaTATATATCCATCTGTCTAACTGTTCCAACAATGTACGCTCTCGGCACTGCTGGAAGTAATCTTATTAAGCTATAATATGCTCGGTTTGACCGAACAGACACTATGATAGACACCGAATCATCAAAGCAATAGTACGTCAAgaggaacgaaacaaaatcattgtTCATACTAAGctgcatgtgcatgtgcaacATACTTTATGTATTACCTCTGTTCATAGCGGAGAGCTTCGGTTAGTGTCtaatgtctttttttgttgttgctacctATAATTACTCTTTTCCACTGATTTCATTCTTCTTAGCATTTCTCGACTTTCAGAATAACAGTTttgtattgtaaaaaaaatcaaactaaaaACATATTCATGCTCGTGATGAGGGACAAGTCGTGTGGCGTGCTGAATGTCTTTTAAACTAATATGTTAGTGTATTGTAGTGTAGTTCAGAATAACAGTTttgtattgtaaaaaaaaaatcaaactaaaaACATATTCATGCTCGTGATGAGGGACAAGTCGTGTGGCGTGCTGAATGTCTTTTAAACTAATATGTTAGTGTATTGTACGGTTATGACCGTCTGCCTGTTAAGTGTAAATggaattaaataaaacttatAGACAAAATATCCTAAATAGAGGagtattattttttgaaaaaaaaaaaataaaataaaataaaattaaataaacaaataagttttaagCAATGACGtattttttgctatttattcagcacactagtgatgggaaaaatgaagttttgtcggaatcgattccagctagttccgcagttttctggaatcgatatGATTGTAGGTCCGGAATTAgttttcggaatcgactccggaatcggaatcgactccggaattggttccggaatcgactccagaattgattccagaatcggctccggcatcggaatcggttccggaatcgactctagaattgattccggaatcggctccggaatcggaatcggccccggaatcgactctggaatcagaattggttctggaatcgactccagaatcggatcgatttcggaatcggaatcggctctcgaatcggaattggctccggaattaaTTCTTAACACaaaatcgggtaggtccgattccgagctctcATCAGTACAGTACACCCTTCGAAAgataatgttgatttttttaaattctcaGATGCCTTTTAATTGCATTAAAACATTCAGATACTCTGATTCAGAACCTGTACctatcctggaactgatcctgaacccATAACGTTGCTCGAACTGATTTGATTGATGGTATATTTATAACACCTGTAACACCCGGTCTATTTCATGAGCCTTCACTggccctggaactgatcctgaccCCTTTCCGGGTCCTGATACTACTCCCTTTTTTATTTGGACCCATAAGTAGTACCTGTATCTGTCATAGTCATGGTAATATCCAGCCcagtggttttattttgtttgtttgttgcatcGGATCCCGCAGTGTACTACCATCAACTCGGATGCGCTAAGAACATgctcgtcgtgggttcaaCACTCGTATGCTCCGTCGCGCTAAGAAAGGACTTGACTTTTTCGGATGCGGGGTGCTGAATACGTCGCGAAAGTCTCTATAAGCCGGCATGGTTATGGTTATTTGTTAAAAGAAGGCTTATCTGCCGCAGGTACATTTTCGAACGCtaaaattaattagtttttgatAGACAGATACACATTCAAACTCAGATGGCCTTGCGTTTCTCATAGCCAAAGTGATTGTCTATGTATGAATGAAAACTAAGCCAAAAGTATCAAAACAACGCTGTAACGCTGCAACGAATGTAACGATGATCAGCCTTAACAAAAATTTTATCACAGAGATTACTACGTGAATCGCTTAAAGACTGGTCCGTTCATACAGTTATGGCACGCACTGTAATTTGGTGTTGCTTAgattagtttagtttagtttagtgtttattaatcgatggactataaagccctctcgagtcaaattttgtttacaatagACATTAGATAAAgaacagaacatttatatattgttaGTGTTGGACGCATTTCGTAAATTTAAAAGTTTCAGCGACTGCCAGCATTGGCCGGCGACGGAGTATTCCGGCAGGAACATAGAGGTGAATCCTTGAACGCAGCTCGGGACAGTCGATGGTTCCGTTTAAGATTTCCGTGATAAATGTCAATCGGGCGTGCTCAACATGTTCGGTGAGGGGCGAGatcccaagcagcaaacatCTAGTCCTGTAGTCGAGACGACGCGGCCAATCACGAAGGGCGAAGCGCGTTGCCTTCCGTTGGATGGACTCTAGCCGCACAAGTGCCCGAGTAGATGCAGGCCACTAAACATTGCTAGCGTATTCCAGCAGTGGTCTGATAAGGGCGCAGTACAGTGTCTTGAAACACTTAGGGTCACGAAGCTCGCGCGTCGTGACCAAGCCAAGTAGCCGGTTGCCACTAGCGACTACGTGGTCCATCTGTTCTTCGAAGGAGAGTTTAGGATCTAGGAGGACTCCTAGATCTTTTACACAGAGTTTACTCTTTCGAGGTACTGACCATCAAGCATATTGTTAAACAGCGCTGGAGCTCTTGGACGGCTGAATGAGATTATGGCGCATTTATCGATACAGACGTTACGTTAGTgcgttacgcttgcaccaggaGTCAAATTCCTCTGGCTCACGGAGAAGATGGTCCTCTGGCTCACGGATTTCACGATAGATTTTAGCATCATCTGCGTACAATAGGCAAGTATTATCCGGGAGTACCGTGCACAAGTCGTTTATGTAGAGCAGGAACAACAGAGGccccaggttgctgccctgaAGTACGCCGGAGGAGACGCCGATAGATCTAGATTGGTGGGAGTTTAATGTTATTAGTTTGCAATTTCGATAAGCTTATGAAAGGATAACACAACCAGGCAGAGACAGAAACATATATTTATGCGAGGGACATACTAAGcgatataaaaacaaatatttagtTTTCTCAATCAACCTAACACGTCTATCGCTGGTGAGCTACAATTCTGAACTGACTTAATCTCCCTAGTCCTCACTAGCTCCGCCCAAAGCCTATCGCGTCGATGCTTCAATATGTCACCTTCGGGCGGATGCTCCACGATGTTGTCTTCGAGCAGATGCTCTACTTTTGGTAGATGCAGGTGATCGCTGCTCCTTCGGCTATGACACATTTTATGCTAACTCAGCTGAAAATGTGTTCTACGATTTTTCGCAGTGCAGAACCATGCGAGAGTGCTACTAGTGCGATCATGTGGTGTGGTTCTTGCGACAGGAAGTAGTTCGTCTGCTTTGCTTCCGTTTAGCTCGAAATACACTCCATTGCGTGTGATATAACTACATCATAGGAAAAACCTATATACGATAATTGCATACAATattcaatcaaacaaactgatttttatcttttataaCATTGGAACACATTCCGGAAACAAGAGCAATGTGTGACACAAATTCGTATAGAACGGCGTATAGTATTTATGTAGAATATTTTTGGCCATCGATATAAAAAGGAGAAATTGTGCAAACctcaaaaggaaaacaaaacaacaacaaaaagacgtttgatgtgcaaaaacataaatatatgTATTGCTCATCCTTATCCCGTTTCGCCGTGGCACTGAATCTCATAATGTGTGTGCAATTCGGACGCGGtctaaaacacaaaacaaaaacaagtaaCAGAGTGTCCCTCGGACACTGCCTGCACACCGAACGCTGGAAAACGGCccacatacatatatattcACATTTATTTGCCTGCAATGTACGACTGTGCGTGGGTGCATGCGGTCGTTAGGTTGCGACAATTTTTCCGCTACGCTgtacattaatttatttgcactCGAtgacaattatttaaattgttggggttctgtatgtgtgtgtgtgtgtgtgtgtgtgtgtgtgtgtgtgtgcgggttgaaaaaaaatgaggCAGGATAAAACCAACGCAAGATACGTACGAAAACGTAACGGATGACAGTACAGGAGTCCGGGATGGAACGGGTTGCGAACGGGAATATGTGCACACTTGTTTGTTGTTATCGAAATCGATGACCAAGCGCAAAACTGTATGCTCGTTCATCCGAAGTTATACACCATGTGGCAACATAATTTAACCGAACAACGACCACGGACGGGCGGGGAAGTTGGCCAGCAAAGCGACAGGACACGCGGGGCGGTGTGGCGTACAGCttgattcctttttttcctgctgGAAATTTCATTACTGAgcgatttttgtatggaagtTTATGGAAGAGACAATATATATTCGCGTTTGATTTAAACTTACCAATGCAATAAAACCTGAATGAGCAAGaactaaataattttgaacAGTAATTCTCACCTAACGAGGTTTTTCTCTACTCAGTTCAATGTGTTGACTTAGGTTTCTCACTAATGGCAGTCCTTTTTTCTAGTTTCGctatattttaatgcttaaTTCAGGAAACTTAACTAAAATCTTGAATCGGTGACAATTATCTATAGACAGTAAACTCGACAATGATGTCTGTAGTTAATTACTTTTCCTTTGATTTTATGCGAAAACGTCCTGTATGTCAGAATTAGGAACCTCCTACGAATCTTCAAATTCTTGGTAAATGGTGTACATCATCTTTCTGCTTCTATTCAACAAGTCAACCACATCTTATCGGTTTCCATGTGGCCTATATAACAGGTTTGAACGGGTAGGTCGTCCGGTGCCTTACGAATGACATGGCCAGCTCATCGAACTCCCAATATGTGTCTACTCAAAATTTTCAAACCTTTGAGATCATTAAGTGTTAAGTAATTGCGTTGAATTGAAACTAAATTCAAATCTTGAAATGGTGGCATGTACCTATGTATAGTAAACTCGACAATGATGTTTACAATGTCTGTAGTGAATTactttatttttgattttaaGCGAAAAGGTCCTTTAAATCAAAATTAGGAACCTCCTAGGGTCTAGAGCCGTTATCTTCAAATTCCTGGTAAATGGAGAACATCATCTAGCTGCTTCTATTCATTGAGCTAGCCGCATCTTCTCGGTTTCCTTGTGGACGACAAAACAGGTTTGCATGGTTATCATTGTACCTTACGAATGGCATGGCCAGCTCAACAAAGTCCCAAGATGTGTCTACTCAAACTTTTCAAACCTTTGAGATCTATAAGTGTTTAGTAATTGTATTACATTGAATGTCCACATTGCCCTGAATGTCTGCATATAACGTATTCTCTGAAGTATTGGGTTATTATTCCTTGGCATTGTAGCCATTAAAGGCAAAAATAATGTTGACCTTTCAAT
The Anopheles arabiensis isolate DONGOLA chromosome X, AaraD3, whole genome shotgun sequence DNA segment above includes these coding regions:
- the LOC120906027 gene encoding protein piccolo — translated: MSQEYAQHVLKVAVAQICQTIGWHSTHTSTMDLLVDVTQHFLREISRIMHRYCELYNRTEANLDDLALAYKEIGINLDELMEYIQFVDPIPLPLEVPRFPLPKESSLNFLKPGSREVLTRPVHIPEYMPPLLFESEEEGVAGGAAAGGSNEEDRLAVVPAGGLVDAKSLLNSAALAIASVAAASMGEGRALTDGGGTGGELLDDGAIVPHAVINEEVEIPMQTIEVKEQPEVTVTSPTATTTTTTTTVGDTTEEPAPAADEKPAEGSVVPKEKSTPTEEPPTGTTGGKPPIVAEEGRPTREISSVIMTTSGFISPAREGKLPESRIPIIPEERPMPAPPAPLAPLPAASHLPPVPAGSSAAASSSTLSTLAPVSSAALLASAAGTSYFPKPGEGGALAAGNGTPAGGPVGAAAAPHDPVLPPPPPPPPVKQAGEKTPKKVKKKPVDKEKKKADKGQAGASRKPDKHAGGEKGALMKPPPPPPAGELPVNPFEGPAGAAVKEEKVFPPATAGELATGQYAPARENLVFNPFVKEGAMGAVAVKSEQNEQAGGMGLPGTSAPFPPGKPPKPAKVKGAGKDKLPKKRKSAVPKLPPGPLAMEQHPAGGLFGGPIAPPPMPPNLLPAAMTAAPLPVPKPKKVSKKKAANQQRGQQHEAGSLPPPLIGPLGLGPLPLGGSHPDLAFSRVPNAPNTAALSLPLKKPPHPMGPFKQEEPTGPAPPPHSQMAAEQAAQLNLLQKMHPSLEITASPAIMSQQQQQQQETGKQHRQPSFEPKALKAPDTASDRDVIVIDDDKTPPHVASMLSPVGVAVTPSTPFTTPPTSKKQRKQAAAAGDYQLLGANMMSYPPGGPKQPSFAGHAFDGGPVDFRHVDADPHGLQFSPTGVPKTPDIKLQHSSSSSTPSWMGESPRLATPKKGAAVTSSTTTTTTGNLFSELSSKTLSECMVPSKGLGAAAEPGKKPKRPKQKPNKNAEAKRAKLEQAEGVKKLPSAGAAAATAGPTDLPGSKNPFALYPGALNPFAPDAASAYSKYLNQVASLPRIPFGMFPLPSGPGLIPDNPLFPRLPPNYPGQHRPGFQMPPNPFGLPPGLNPMNNPLLRLPGLANRLPGMGGGLTGSQRDFLDEPLDPETKLAQTPLDLQKSTCNVAPLVPPSLFQSAAEGMGLGDGTGSSELLNLSVKAGTGGPKETVTTVQSTVSSKKDTTLTISGAATSAASSVSTHSLFSSSVSTSVKDAGRTEAALVRESAYKEDQVVILPAASFLPGASPPQRSNLLVIDIDDSDGSQSTATTGGKSKDGKRKQKEHKKDRKQKDGKLKKKKDKKDKSKSKDRDREQLKELAAGTATAPGVMTMGMIGAEEALMEQLRKERKEKKEKRKEKLKKEKRKEKESRAGGGPGGGAGPSQPAGEPGLKLMLKLGGSNATQSPRSETPEQPRRDGSPELARISALVTRPPKLKGSTTPSGKGKKEDGGAGKGAPPHSSPGGGGGGGDAKLLQPAADPDDTFAALKQSAKVNFAGGAAGGTATSATVVTAAATLGSYGADESVAGGSGGRGTKMVRTAPDGLPVDTPAKAFGGAAGGGGGEPSSKKAAKESKSSKSVHHHHHHAAADTYNTTPVHMTDVDGNTVWICPACGRVDDGTPMIGCDGCDAWYHWVCVGIQVPPDDNEDWYCRVCIAKKQDTQADEKQRKRKKKDKKTSKE